The Luteibacter flocculans genomic interval CTCCACCCAGTTGCAGCACGAAAAACAGAAACCCATCGCGGCGTATCCTCTGGCGCACATCCGGCCGCCGAGATGGGGCGGGTCGCTGCGCCATGCCGTGTACGGGGTGGCGCCATAACGAAACGGCATTCAATACAGCGGGTACTGCCGTCGATGAGAGCGCTGCCGCCACCAGCCAGGCCAGTCCTGCATGAAGTAGCGCGGCCGTGATCGTGGCAATCAAGGAGAAAACTTGCCCGAATGCCTGCCAGCGAAAGGCGATGTGGCCCAGGCCGAGGCCCAATTGCGTACGCGTGGCGAGACTCAAGGGCACGCCGCAGGCCACGATCGCGAGAGCAATGAGCGCGGCCGACGTGGCTTGCGTATCAGCGGCCTGTGAAAGCCCGAGCATCCGCCACCAGGGAAGCCATGCCATCGCGACAGCGGCAACGAGCATGATGAGCGCGATGCGAACGAGTACCGATGAAGCTTCGCGGAGGACTATACGGACTTCATCCAGTCGCCCTCGCCCTAGCGCATCGGCGATCATGTTCATGGCACCGTTGCCGATGCCGAAATCCAGAAAGCCGGCAAATGTCATGACCGACACCAATGTCGCCCAGACACCGAATTCGGCAGGTCCCAGTGATCGCATGACAAAGGGCAGGGCAACGAACAGGTTGATCGCCGCTACGCACTTCGCGATAAGCGACCAGCTACCGGTGCGCAATACGGACTGACCACGCGGGCCCAGCCACTGTGACCAGTGCCATCGCCTGGTGCCCATGGTCATGCAGCGTGCTGGCGGAACCAGGCGACTGCATCGTCGATACCTTCGCGTAGGGGTACGACCGGCTTCCATCCCAGGTCAAGGAGTCGCGACGAATCGAGGCGCTTTCGGGGTGTGCCGTCCGGTTTGGTCGTATCCCAGGCGAGCTGACCTTTGAAGCCTGCACCCTGCGCGACTGTCTTTGCCAGATCCGCAATGCTTACTTCGTCGTTACTGCCAATGTTGATGGGTGCGACATCGGAGTAGTGGTTCATGAGGAAGTACGAGGCGTCAGCCATGTCATCCGCGTGCATGAATTCCCGTAGCGGTTTGCCGCTCCCCCACACCGTGACGACGCCTGCCTGGGTATCTGCTGCTTCGACGAAACGACGTATCAGCGCCGGTAGGACGTGGGAATGCTCGGGGTGGAAATTATCGTTCGGGCCGTAAAGGTTTGTCGGCATGGCGCTGATGGCATCGAATCCATGCTGTCGCCGATATGCCTGGCACATTGCCAGGCCCGCGATCTTGGCGATGGCATACGCCTCGTTCGTCGGTTCGAGGGGGCCGGTGAGCAGGTACTCCTCCTTGATCGGCTGGGGGCAATCCCGTGGGTAGATGCATGACGAGCCCAGGAAAAGGAGCTTGCGCACGCCGTGCTTCCATGCCGAGTGGATGACATTCGTCTGGATAGCGAGGTTATCGCGAATGAAATCCGCGGGATAAGTCGCATTGGCAAGGATGCCGCCGACCTTCGCCGCAGCCAGGAACACGTATGCCGGTCTCACCGTTCTGAAGAATGCATCGGTGGCGTCCTGGTCGCGCAAGTCCAGTTCCGCGCTGCTCCGCACGACGATGTCTCTTGCGCCAGCCCGTTGCAGCCGTCTGACAATGGCTGAGCCCGCAAGCCCGCGATGGCCGGCGACATAGATGGGGAGTTCAAGATCCATGCTCGTCATTCGTAGCGCTCCGAGGTGGCAAAGCCAGCCTTCTTGACCAAGGCGTCCCGCCGGGCGTCCTGGAGGTCGTTTGCCATCATTTCGGAGATCAGTTCGGCAAAGGACGTTCTTGGTGACCAGCGCAGTTTGTCTCGCGCCTTGCTTGCATCTCCCAGAAGTGTTTCCACCTCCGCCGGGCGGAAGTAGTGGGGATCCACTTCTACAATTGTCTGGCCCGACTTGATGGCGGAGTCAGGTGGAGCATTCAGCACGCGCGCATGTTCCTGTGTGCCGGTTCCCTGCCATTCGAGCTCCATACCAAGTTCGGCAGCGGCTAGGGTGACGAATTCCCGGACGGAATGCTGTTCGCCGGTGGCGATGACGAAGTCGTCCGGCTGATCCTGCTGCAGCATCAGCCATTGCGCCTCGACGAAGTCGCGGGCGTGGCCCCAGTCGCGACGTGCGTCCAGATTTCCGAGATAGAGCCGATCCTGAAGTCCTGCAAAGATGCGGGTAAGGCCTCGCGTGATCTTTCGCGTGACGAACGTTTCCCCTCGGCGAGGCGACTCATGGTTGAAGAGGATGCCGTTGCAGGCGTACATGCCGTAGGACTCGCGATAGTTGACTACGATCCAGTACGCATAGAGTTTGGCGACACCGTAGGGCGACCGCGGATAGAAAGGTGTTTGCTCGTTCTGCGGTGTCTGAGCGACCTTGCCGTAAAGCTCGGAGGTCGATGCCTGGTAGAGGCGCGTCGTCTTTTCCATGCCCAGGATCCGAATGGCCTCCAGCAGCCGCAAGGTGCCCAGAGCATCCGCGTCAGCCGTGTATTCGGGCGTTTCGAACGACACCTGCACGTGGCTTTGCGCGCCGAGATTGTAGATTTCGGTGGGTTGAACCTGTTGGATGATGCGAATGAGGTTTGTCGCGTCGGTAAGGTCGCCATAGTGCAAGACGAAGCGGCGGTCGCCTTCGTGGGGATCGCGATACAAGTGGTCCACGCGTTCCGTGTTGAACGAAGAGGCACGGCGTTTGATGCCATGCACCTCATAGCCTTTTTCGAGCAGGAACTCCGCCAGGTAAGCGCCGTCCTGACCTGTAATTCCTGAAATAAGTGCTCGTTTCACGACATGTTCCAGATAGGCTTGATTCGTCTGCCGGCTTTGGAGGCCCGGATCAGGCAGAAGTGTAATACGGCAGCTCAATCGTCTCGCATCGGCTGTGCTGTAGGTGCCCTTGTCTCTAGCTGACTTCTGAGGGATGAGATGTCCCTGTCCAGGCGGCCGCCAATGTTCATCTTGTCGAGGGCGTTGAGCTGTCGCTTGGCCTCATCGACATTGCCGCGCGCAATCAACAAGCGGGCGTAATGGATGCGGTAGGCAGGTTCATTCGGTGCAGATGCAACAGCGTTGTCGGCCATTTCGAGTGCCAGCGGGTAGTCATGGAGTATCTGAGCGGCGAAAGCCCCATATGCCGCCTTCAGGCGGGCGCTTGCGCCCGGTTTGCCGAGGGCGGTCCGGAAGGTATCGTTCAGTTCGTCTGCGTCGAAATGGCAAAGATCGTCTTCGATGCAGGAAGCAAGAGCCAGGAGAGAGCTGTCATCCTGGACGGTCACAGGTCGCCGAGATAGCTTGTCTCGCATGCTCGTCCACCAGCTTTGCCGCACGGGCAGGTCCATTCGCCCGTAGAGAAAAACGAGCGCCTGCTCCGGAAGGATCGAGGATCCGGGAAGGGCGGCGGCGCGTTCCAGGGCCTCGCCCGCTTTCG includes:
- the gmd gene encoding GDP-mannose 4,6-dehydratase, which produces MKRALISGITGQDGAYLAEFLLEKGYEVHGIKRRASSFNTERVDHLYRDPHEGDRRFVLHYGDLTDATNLIRIIQQVQPTEIYNLGAQSHVQVSFETPEYTADADALGTLRLLEAIRILGMEKTTRLYQASTSELYGKVAQTPQNEQTPFYPRSPYGVAKLYAYWIVVNYRESYGMYACNGILFNHESPRRGETFVTRKITRGLTRIFAGLQDRLYLGNLDARRDWGHARDFVEAQWLMLQQDQPDDFVIATGEQHSVREFVTLAAAELGMELEWQGTGTQEHARVLNAPPDSAIKSGQTIVEVDPHYFRPAEVETLLGDASKARDKLRWSPRTSFAELISEMMANDLQDARRDALVKKAGFATSERYE
- a CDS encoding lipopolysaccharide biosynthesis protein produces the protein MTMGTRRWHWSQWLGPRGQSVLRTGSWSLIAKCVAAINLFVALPFVMRSLGPAEFGVWATLVSVMTFAGFLDFGIGNGAMNMIADALGRGRLDEVRIVLREASSVLVRIALIMLVAAVAMAWLPWWRMLGLSQAADTQATSAALIALAIVACGVPLSLATRTQLGLGLGHIAFRWQAFGQVFSLIATITAALLHAGLAWLVAAALSSTAVPAVLNAVSLWRHPVHGMAQRPAPSRRPDVRQRIRRDGFLFFVLQLGGAVAFTIDLPLITAIRGPVEAGEYAVVQRLFSVIPLTLSLLWVPLWPIYRTALAAYDFGWVRRTLARSVIGAGGFAVAAALFFSLAFAAITHIWLHKPLSVSWVLLGGFVAWSSIEAVGQALATFLNAAGILRFQVAVAVLLAILSIGLKLAALILWDASLVPWCTFVAYTLTSLIPTIIRLPAFLHRANSSPADAR
- a CDS encoding GDP-L-fucose synthase family protein: MDLELPIYVAGHRGLAGSAIVRRLQRAGARDIVVRSSAELDLRDQDATDAFFRTVRPAYVFLAAAKVGGILANATYPADFIRDNLAIQTNVIHSAWKHGVRKLLFLGSSCIYPRDCPQPIKEEYLLTGPLEPTNEAYAIAKIAGLAMCQAYRRQHGFDAISAMPTNLYGPNDNFHPEHSHVLPALIRRFVEAADTQAGVVTVWGSGKPLREFMHADDMADASYFLMNHYSDVAPINIGSNDEVSIADLAKTVAQGAGFKGQLAWDTTKPDGTPRKRLDSSRLLDLGWKPVVPLREGIDDAVAWFRQHAA